The following coding sequences lie in one Aquabacterium olei genomic window:
- a CDS encoding DUF445 domain-containing protein yields the protein MTKAQRLTRMKALATGLLVVAAALYGLAMVMQQRAPAWAGVWAAVAAFAEAAMIGAMADWFAVVALFRHPLGLPIPHTAIVPRNQARIGENLAAFICDHFLGTAQVVERLRAFDPARRLAQWMADPAHARQASELVTGAGRHVLTALEDPRVAAFVREAVLRRMAGIDIATWAGRLLAVLTEGRRHQALLDEVLQRVAARLEDEALQAEIAERIAAEVQVLRMVGLDLVAGRMGTRKLVAGLGRLIAEMGEDPAHPLRARFDGFVARLVDDLQHDPAMRLKAETLRADVLAHPALADYVQQLWQQAVEALRRDLHADDGVIRTKLADAVQALGERLAADSAMQDWLNGQWLQAAPGLVARWREDIRRHITERVARWPADELSRELELHIGPDLQYVRLNGTLVGGLIGLLIHAVTHALMS from the coding sequence ATGACGAAGGCGCAGCGGCTCACCCGCATGAAGGCCCTGGCGACCGGGCTGCTGGTGGTGGCCGCGGCCCTGTACGGGCTGGCCATGGTGATGCAGCAGCGCGCGCCCGCCTGGGCCGGGGTGTGGGCTGCGGTGGCGGCCTTTGCCGAGGCGGCCATGATCGGCGCCATGGCCGACTGGTTCGCGGTGGTGGCCCTGTTCCGCCATCCGCTGGGCCTGCCCATTCCGCACACGGCCATCGTGCCGCGCAACCAGGCGCGCATCGGCGAGAACCTGGCTGCCTTCATCTGTGATCACTTCCTGGGCACGGCCCAGGTCGTCGAGCGGCTGCGGGCGTTCGATCCGGCCCGGCGCCTGGCGCAGTGGATGGCCGACCCGGCCCATGCCCGCCAGGCATCCGAGCTGGTGACGGGCGCGGGCCGGCACGTGCTGACCGCGCTGGAAGACCCGCGGGTGGCGGCCTTCGTGCGCGAGGCGGTGTTGCGCCGCATGGCCGGCATCGACATCGCCACGTGGGCCGGCCGCCTGTTGGCCGTGCTGACGGAAGGGCGCCGGCACCAGGCGCTGCTCGACGAGGTGCTGCAGCGCGTGGCCGCGCGGCTGGAGGACGAGGCGCTGCAGGCCGAGATCGCCGAGCGCATTGCGGCCGAGGTGCAGGTGTTGCGCATGGTGGGTCTGGACCTGGTGGCCGGGCGCATGGGCACGCGCAAGCTGGTGGCCGGCCTGGGGCGGCTGATTGCCGAGATGGGCGAAGACCCCGCCCACCCCTTGCGCGCGCGCTTTGACGGCTTTGTGGCGCGGCTGGTGGACGACCTGCAACACGACCCCGCAATGCGGCTGAAGGCCGAGACCCTGCGCGCCGACGTGCTGGCCCACCCCGCGCTGGCCGATTACGTGCAGCAGCTGTGGCAGCAGGCGGTGGAGGCCTTGCGGCGCGACCTGCATGCCGACGACGGCGTGATCCGCACGAAGCTTGCCGATGCCGTACAGGCGCTGGGTGAACGGCTGGCGGCCGACTCCGCCATGCAGGACTGGCTCAATGGCCAATGGCTGCAGGCCGCGCCCGGGCTGGTGGCGCGGTGGCGGGAAGACATCCGCCGCCACATCACCGAGCGGGTGGCGCGCTGGCCGGCCGACGAACTCTCGCGTGAGCTCGAGCTGCACATCGGGCCGGACCTGCAGTACGTGCGGCTCAATGGCACCCTGGTGGGCGGGCTCATCGGCCTGCTCATCCACGCCGTGACCCACGCGCTCATGTCCTGA
- a CDS encoding FmdB family zinc ribbon protein, with translation MPTYDYACPDCGGFDAFRSLSQRNEPAACPDCGTLSPRVFASAPRLACLSGDTRAALDRNEHARHAPMSSKGYAEGAYGRLRHPAGCGCCSPGTRKTSTVTAPNGSKMFPTKRPWMISH, from the coding sequence ATGCCCACCTACGACTACGCCTGCCCGGACTGCGGGGGCTTCGATGCATTCCGCAGCCTGTCTCAACGCAACGAACCGGCCGCGTGCCCCGACTGCGGCACGCTCTCACCCCGCGTGTTCGCCAGCGCCCCGCGACTGGCCTGCCTCAGCGGCGACACCCGCGCCGCGCTGGACCGCAACGAACACGCCCGCCACGCGCCCATGAGCTCCAAGGGCTATGCCGAAGGCGCCTACGGGCGGCTCAGGCACCCGGCCGGCTGCGGCTGCTGCTCGCCGGGCACGCGCAAGACCTCGACCGTGACCGCTCCCAACGGCAGCAAGATGTTCCCCACCAAGCGGCCGTGGATGATCAGCCACTGA
- the fmdA gene encoding formamidase, with protein sequence MPETLIKVDLKDSPYNNPLVHNRWHPDIPMACWVNPGDDFVLETYDWTGGYIQNNDSADDVRDVDLTTVHFLSGPVGVKGAEPGDLLVVDLLDIGAKADSLWGFNGFFSKNNGGGFLTEHFPHAQKSIWDFNGMFTKSRHIPGVEFAGLIHPGLIGCLPDQKMLDMWNEREVDFIATQPDRVPPLANPPFAKTAHSGKATGEVKDKIAAEGARTVPPREHGGNCDIKDLSRGSKIFFPVYVEGAGLSVGDLHFSQGDGEITFCGAIEMAGWVHMRVQLIKGGMAKYGIKNPIFKPSPITPNYKDYLIFEGISVDEQGKQHYLDVHVAYRQACLNAIEYLKKFGYTGAQAYSILGTAPVQGHISGVVDIPNACATLWLPTEIFEFDINPTAAGPVKMLDGSIDMPISYDPK encoded by the coding sequence ATGCCTGAAACCCTGATCAAGGTCGACCTGAAAGACTCCCCGTACAACAACCCCCTGGTGCACAACCGCTGGCACCCGGACATCCCGATGGCCTGCTGGGTCAACCCCGGCGACGACTTCGTGCTCGAGACCTACGACTGGACGGGCGGCTACATCCAGAACAACGACAGCGCCGACGATGTGCGCGACGTCGACCTGACCACGGTGCACTTCCTGTCGGGCCCGGTGGGCGTCAAGGGCGCCGAGCCCGGTGACCTGCTGGTGGTGGACCTGCTCGACATCGGCGCCAAGGCCGATAGCCTGTGGGGCTTCAACGGCTTCTTCAGCAAGAACAACGGCGGCGGCTTCCTGACCGAGCACTTCCCGCACGCCCAGAAGTCGATCTGGGACTTCAACGGCATGTTCACCAAGAGTCGCCACATCCCCGGCGTCGAGTTCGCCGGCCTCATCCACCCCGGCCTGATCGGCTGCCTGCCGGATCAGAAGATGCTCGACATGTGGAACGAGCGCGAGGTCGACTTCATCGCCACGCAGCCCGATCGCGTGCCGCCGCTGGCCAACCCGCCCTTTGCGAAGACGGCCCATTCGGGCAAGGCCACCGGCGAGGTCAAGGACAAGATTGCCGCCGAAGGCGCGCGCACCGTGCCTCCGCGCGAACACGGCGGCAACTGTGACATCAAGGACCTGTCGCGCGGCTCCAAGATCTTCTTCCCCGTGTACGTGGAAGGCGCGGGCCTCTCCGTGGGCGACCTGCATTTCAGCCAGGGCGATGGCGAGATCACCTTCTGCGGCGCCATCGAGATGGCCGGCTGGGTGCACATGCGCGTGCAGCTCATCAAGGGCGGCATGGCCAAGTACGGCATCAAGAACCCCATCTTCAAGCCCAGCCCCATCACGCCCAACTACAAGGACTACCTGATCTTCGAAGGCATCTCGGTCGACGAGCAGGGCAAGCAGCACTATCTGGACGTGCATGTGGCCTACCGCCAGGCGTGCCTGAACGCCATCGAGTACCTGAAGAAGTTCGGCTACACCGGGGCGCAGGCCTACTCCATTCTGGGCACGGCACCGGTGCAGGGCCACATCAGCGGCGTGGTCGACATCCCCAACGCGTGCGCCACGCTGTGGCTGCCCACCGAGATCTTCGAGTTCGACATCAACCCGACCGCGGCCGGGCCGGTGAAGATGCTGGACGGCAGCATCGACATGCCGATTTCGTACGACCCGAAGTAA
- the urtE gene encoding urea ABC transporter ATP-binding subunit UrtE, which translates to MLQVKDLFVSYGQSEALHGISFEANQNETVAIMGRNGMGKTTLFKSLMGVLPTRAGEINVAGQSVVKDESFQRVRKGIAYVPQGRMIFPTLTVEENIQTGLENSKSKRIPDDIYALFPVLFDMKHRKGGNLSGGQQQQLAIARALVTNPKVLLLDEPTEGIQPSIIKDIAKALNEIRKLREITIVVSEQVLSFAMDVADRLFVIEGGRLVHETTRADTDAERIKAYLSV; encoded by the coding sequence ATGCTGCAAGTGAAGGACCTGTTCGTGAGCTATGGTCAGAGCGAGGCGCTGCACGGCATCTCGTTCGAAGCGAACCAGAACGAGACCGTGGCCATCATGGGCCGCAACGGCATGGGCAAGACCACGCTGTTCAAGAGCCTGATGGGCGTGCTGCCCACCCGGGCCGGCGAGATCAACGTGGCAGGCCAGAGCGTGGTGAAGGACGAGAGCTTCCAGCGCGTGAGGAAAGGCATTGCCTACGTGCCGCAGGGCCGCATGATCTTCCCGACGCTGACGGTGGAGGAGAACATCCAGACCGGGCTGGAGAACAGCAAGAGCAAGCGCATCCCCGACGACATCTACGCGCTGTTCCCGGTGCTGTTCGACATGAAGCACCGCAAGGGCGGCAACCTCTCGGGAGGCCAGCAGCAGCAACTCGCCATTGCACGCGCGCTGGTCACCAACCCCAAGGTGCTGCTGCTCGATGAGCCCACCGAAGGCATCCAGCCTTCGATCATCAAGGACATCGCCAAGGCCCTCAACGAGATCCGCAAGCTGCGCGAGATCACCATCGTCGTGAGTGAGCAGGTGCTGAGCTTTGCGATGGACGTGGCCGACCGCCTCTTCGTCATCGAAGGCGGCCGCCTGGTGCACGAGACGACCCGCGCGGACACCGATGCCGAGCGCATCAAGGCCTACCTGTCCGTCTGA
- the urtD gene encoding urea ABC transporter ATP-binding protein UrtD — translation MPAKEFVLYIEDLTVSFDGFKAIDSLNLYVDKDELRVIIGPNGAGKTTLLDLICGKTKASHGSIKFMDTELTKKSEHAIVRSGVGRKFQTPSIYENLSVFQNLEVSYPEGRSVFGALGFKCTDEVKAKVQVVAEEIGLADKLEMEAGLLSHGQKQWLEIGMLLMQEPELLMLDEPIAGMSARERELTAELLKRICKGRSMIVIEHDMDFVKQIASKVTVMHQGKILAEGTMDQVQSDPKVIDVYLGH, via the coding sequence ATGCCTGCCAAGGAATTCGTGCTGTACATCGAAGACCTCACGGTCTCCTTCGATGGATTCAAGGCCATCGACAGCCTCAACCTCTATGTCGACAAGGACGAGCTGCGCGTGATCATCGGACCGAACGGCGCGGGCAAGACGACGCTGCTCGACCTGATCTGTGGCAAGACCAAGGCCAGCCACGGCAGCATCAAGTTCATGGACACCGAGCTCACGAAGAAGTCCGAGCACGCCATCGTGCGCTCAGGCGTGGGCCGCAAGTTCCAGACACCGTCCATCTACGAGAACCTGAGCGTCTTCCAGAACCTGGAGGTCTCCTACCCCGAGGGCCGCTCGGTGTTCGGCGCGCTGGGCTTCAAGTGCACCGACGAGGTCAAGGCCAAGGTGCAGGTGGTGGCCGAGGAGATCGGCCTGGCGGACAAGCTGGAGATGGAAGCCGGCCTGCTGAGCCACGGCCAGAAGCAGTGGCTGGAGATCGGCATGTTGCTGATGCAGGAGCCCGAGCTGCTGATGCTCGATGAGCCGATTGCCGGCATGAGCGCCAGGGAGCGCGAACTCACTGCCGAACTGCTCAAGCGCATCTGCAAGGGACGCTCGATGATCGTGATCGAGCACGACATGGACTTCGTCAAGCAGATTGCCTCGAAGGTGACCGTGATGCACCAGGGAAAGATCCTCGCCGAAGGGACGATGGATCAGGTTCAGAGCGACCCCAAGGTCATCGACGTCTATCTCGGCCATTGA
- the urtC gene encoding urea ABC transporter permease subunit UrtC, which produces MNTLIAWFQRRQLGSLVLLALVLFVVFPLGLDTFRLNLVGKYITYAFVAIGLVMLWGHAGVLSLGQGVFFGLGGYMMAMFLKLEASDPISTKIQSTPGIPDFMDWNQITALPWWWTPFKSLPFALAAVVIVPMLLAFLISFAMFKRRVGGVYFAIITQAVALVLTVLIIGQQGYTGGVNGITDLKTLLGWDIRTDGARLILYYVSATLLIGCVLLCRWIQSSKLGTLLLAMRDKEDRVRFSGYDVAMFKVFAFCLAAGISAIGGALFTLQVGFMSPSFVGIVPSIEMVIFAAVGGRMSLVGAIYGALIVNFGKTYFSESAPDLWLFLMAALFIGVTMAFPDGLAGLWEQKIKPWWARRQADRKLQAERIKAAQAAYPEVLPPSQPGASLPHGMSSQQA; this is translated from the coding sequence ATGAACACCCTCATCGCCTGGTTTCAACGCCGTCAGCTGGGCAGCCTCGTGCTGCTGGCCCTGGTCCTGTTCGTCGTCTTCCCACTCGGGCTGGACACCTTCCGTCTCAACCTGGTGGGCAAGTACATCACCTATGCCTTCGTGGCCATCGGCCTGGTGATGCTGTGGGGGCATGCCGGCGTCCTCAGCCTCGGCCAGGGCGTCTTCTTCGGGTTGGGCGGCTACATGATGGCCATGTTCCTGAAGCTCGAGGCTTCCGACCCGATCAGCACGAAGATCCAGTCCACGCCGGGCATCCCCGACTTCATGGACTGGAACCAGATCACCGCCCTGCCCTGGTGGTGGACGCCTTTCAAGAGCCTGCCCTTCGCGCTCGCGGCCGTGGTCATCGTGCCCATGCTGCTGGCCTTCCTCATCAGCTTCGCGATGTTCAAGCGGCGCGTGGGCGGCGTGTACTTTGCCATCATCACGCAGGCCGTGGCGCTGGTGCTCACCGTGCTCATCATCGGGCAGCAGGGCTACACCGGCGGCGTCAATGGCATCACCGACCTGAAGACGCTGCTCGGGTGGGACATCCGCACGGATGGCGCCAGGCTGATCCTGTACTACGTGAGCGCCACGCTGCTGATCGGCTGTGTGCTGCTGTGCCGCTGGATCCAGTCGAGCAAGCTGGGCACGCTGCTGCTGGCCATGCGCGACAAGGAAGACCGCGTGCGCTTCTCGGGCTACGACGTGGCCATGTTCAAGGTGTTTGCCTTCTGCCTGGCCGCCGGCATCTCGGCCATCGGCGGCGCGCTGTTCACGCTGCAGGTGGGCTTCATGTCGCCGTCCTTCGTCGGCATCGTGCCGTCGATCGAGATGGTGATCTTTGCGGCGGTGGGCGGGCGCATGAGCCTGGTGGGCGCCATCTACGGCGCGCTCATCGTCAACTTCGGCAAGACCTACTTTTCAGAGAGTGCGCCCGATCTGTGGCTCTTCCTGATGGCCGCCCTGTTCATTGGCGTGACCATGGCCTTTCCCGATGGGCTGGCCGGCCTGTGGGAACAGAAGATCAAGCCCTGGTGGGCCCGCCGTCAGGCCGATCGCAAGCTGCAGGCCGAGCGCATCAAGGCCGCCCAGGCCGCTTACCCCGAGGTCCTGCCACCGAGTCAACCGGGGGCCAGCCTGCCTCACGGCATGAGCAGCCAGCAAGCCTGA
- the urtB gene encoding urea ABC transporter permease subunit UrtB, giving the protein MTFSEMMNIGLMQGFAGLSLFSVLLLMGLGLAVIFGQMGVINMAHGEFMTIGAYTIYLGSTLTEKFAPGLMQMYFPVAIVAAFLIAFAAGWLTEWALIRHLYKRPLDTLLATWGLSLGLQQVFRSTFGPKEVSPTLPDWLMGSWAPSEGLDIPINGLFVMGLTAVVTGLLLIALYKARWGLRVRATVSNRVMANAIGINTKKTDRLTFAIGCGIAGVAGAAFTTIGSTGPTSGSLYIVDSFLVVTFGGAGSLLGTVASAFGIAQTQSISEFFMTGSNAKVLTLMLVIGILMIRPQGLFASKVRR; this is encoded by the coding sequence ATGACCTTCTCCGAGATGATGAACATCGGGCTCATGCAGGGCTTTGCCGGCCTGAGCCTGTTTTCCGTGCTGCTGCTCATGGGCCTGGGCCTGGCCGTGATCTTCGGCCAGATGGGCGTCATCAACATGGCGCATGGCGAGTTCATGACCATCGGCGCGTACACCATCTACCTGGGCTCGACGCTGACCGAGAAGTTCGCGCCCGGCCTGATGCAGATGTACTTCCCCGTGGCCATCGTGGCCGCCTTTCTGATCGCGTTCGCAGCCGGGTGGCTCACCGAGTGGGCCTTGATCCGCCACCTCTACAAACGCCCGCTGGACACGCTGCTGGCCACCTGGGGCCTGAGCCTCGGGCTGCAGCAGGTGTTCCGGTCCACCTTCGGCCCCAAGGAAGTGAGTCCCACCCTGCCCGACTGGCTGATGGGCTCGTGGGCGCCTTCCGAAGGCCTGGACATCCCGATCAACGGCCTGTTCGTGATGGGCCTGACGGCCGTGGTCACCGGCCTGCTGCTGATCGCGCTGTACAAGGCCCGCTGGGGTCTGCGCGTGCGCGCCACGGTCAGCAACCGCGTGATGGCCAACGCCATCGGCATCAACACGAAGAAGACGGACCGCCTGACGTTCGCCATCGGCTGCGGCATCGCGGGCGTGGCCGGTGCGGCGTTCACCACCATCGGCTCCACCGGCCCGACCAGCGGCTCGCTCTACATCGTCGACAGCTTCCTGGTCGTGACCTTCGGGGGCGCCGGCAGCCTGCTGGGCACCGTGGCCTCGGCCTTCGGCATCGCTCAGACGCAGTCGATCTCGGAGTTCTTCATGACGGGCTCGAACGCCAAGGTGCTCACGCTGATGCTGGTGATCGGCATCCTCATGATCCGCCCGCAAGGCCTGTTCGCATCAAAGGTCCGTCGTTGA
- the urtA gene encoding urea ABC transporter substrate-binding protein has translation MSQHDDDLSLNRRRVLQGLGAVPLMGLTGLSHGAAPATSAVNTSKLAVTDTEVTVGQLHSATGTMAISETGSIQAEQLAIDQINAMGGVLGRKIKVIKEDGASDWPTFAEKSKKLLVNDRVAAVFGCWTSASRKAVLPVFEKENGLLYYPTFYEGLEQSKNVIYTGQEATQQIIWGLDWASKEKKAKTYFLVGSDYIWPRTSMKIARKHIESVGKLGSVVGEEYYPLGNTNFNSLINKIKVAKPDCIFAAVVGGSNVAFYKQLKAAGITGAKQFLLTLSVTEDEMLGVGGENFAGFYSSMKYFQSLDNENNKKFVAAFKAKYGPKSVIGDVTQAGYLGPWLWKAAVEKAGSFDVDKVVAASPGIELKTAPEGYVKVHANHHLWSKARIAQGQPDGTFKLVAESKDLIEPNPFPKGYQ, from the coding sequence ATGTCCCAACACGATGACGACCTCTCCCTCAACCGCCGCCGGGTGCTGCAAGGCCTGGGCGCCGTGCCGCTCATGGGCCTCACGGGCTTGAGCCATGGCGCCGCGCCGGCCACCTCGGCCGTGAACACCTCCAAGCTGGCCGTCACCGACACCGAAGTCACCGTGGGACAGTTGCACTCGGCCACCGGCACGATGGCCATCTCCGAGACGGGCTCGATCCAGGCCGAGCAACTGGCCATCGACCAGATCAACGCCATGGGGGGCGTGCTGGGCCGCAAGATCAAGGTCATCAAGGAGGACGGCGCCTCCGACTGGCCCACGTTCGCCGAGAAGTCGAAGAAGCTGCTGGTCAACGACCGCGTGGCCGCCGTGTTTGGCTGCTGGACATCGGCCTCGCGCAAGGCCGTGCTGCCGGTGTTCGAAAAGGAAAACGGCCTGCTGTACTACCCGACCTTCTATGAAGGCCTGGAGCAGTCGAAGAACGTGATCTACACAGGCCAGGAGGCCACGCAGCAGATCATCTGGGGCCTGGACTGGGCCTCGAAGGAGAAGAAGGCCAAGACCTACTTCCTCGTCGGCTCCGACTACATCTGGCCGCGCACCTCGATGAAGATCGCGCGCAAGCACATCGAGAGCGTCGGCAAGCTGGGCTCGGTGGTGGGTGAAGAGTACTACCCGCTGGGCAACACCAACTTCAACTCGCTGATCAACAAGATCAAGGTGGCCAAGCCCGACTGCATCTTCGCGGCCGTGGTGGGTGGCTCGAACGTGGCGTTCTACAAGCAGCTCAAGGCCGCCGGCATCACCGGTGCCAAGCAGTTCCTGCTGACGCTGTCGGTCACGGAAGACGAAATGCTGGGCGTGGGTGGCGAGAACTTCGCCGGCTTCTACAGCTCGATGAAGTACTTCCAGTCGCTGGACAACGAGAACAACAAGAAGTTCGTCGCGGCCTTCAAGGCCAAGTACGGCCCGAAGTCGGTGATCGGCGACGTGACGCAGGCCGGCTACCTGGGGCCCTGGCTGTGGAAGGCGGCGGTCGAGAAGGCCGGCAGCTTCGACGTGGACAAGGTGGTGGCCGCCTCGCCGGGCATCGAGCTGAAGACTGCCCCCGAGGGGTATGTGAAGGTGCACGCCAACCACCACCTGTGGAGCAAGGCCCGCATCGCGCAGGGCCAGCCGGACGGCACGTTCAAGCTCGTCGCCGAGTCCAAGGACCTGATCGAGCCGAACCCCTTCCCCAAGGGATATCAGTGA
- a CDS encoding response regulator, with product MRPEAPAHQGTVLVVDDAPDTLRMLCDALAAEGYTVLVALDGPQALARLDVVTPDAILMDAMMPGWTGFETCQRIKAHPQGSAIPVIFMTGLSDTPDVVAGFKSGGVDYVVKPVRIEEVLARLDTHVRNARTAREALRQVQAQAAESPAESGHARVLDAALTPREMEVLTWVARGKTNRDIADILGMSHRTVNKHLEHIFEKLGVETRAAAAALASPVLAHRAPSP from the coding sequence ATGAGGCCTGAGGCCCCCGCGCACCAGGGCACCGTTCTGGTGGTGGACGACGCACCCGACACCCTGCGCATGCTGTGCGATGCGCTGGCCGCCGAGGGTTACACCGTGCTGGTCGCGCTCGACGGGCCGCAGGCGCTCGCGCGGCTCGACGTGGTCACCCCGGATGCCATCCTGATGGACGCCATGATGCCCGGGTGGACGGGCTTCGAAACCTGTCAGCGCATCAAGGCCCATCCGCAAGGCAGTGCGATTCCGGTGATCTTCATGACCGGGCTGTCCGACACGCCCGACGTCGTGGCCGGTTTCAAGTCAGGTGGGGTCGACTACGTTGTCAAACCCGTGCGCATCGAGGAAGTCCTGGCCCGGCTGGATACCCATGTGCGCAACGCACGGACTGCGCGCGAGGCCTTGCGGCAGGTTCAGGCGCAGGCGGCCGAATCCCCCGCCGAGTCTGGCCATGCGCGCGTGCTGGATGCCGCGCTCACCCCCCGCGAGATGGAGGTGCTGACCTGGGTGGCGCGCGGCAAGACCAACCGCGACATCGCCGACATCCTGGGCATGAGCCACCGCACCGTCAACAAGCACCTCGAGCACATCTTCGAGAAGCTGGGCGTCGAGACCCGCGCGGCCGCTGCAGCCCTTGCCAGCCCGGTGCTGGCCCACCGCGCGCCATCGCCCTGA
- a CDS encoding ABC transporter substrate-binding protein, with amino-acid sequence MLFSPSRFLRRVALATCVSLTFPAVASADILIGHPAGVTGAVAAGVQENLIGARAVFDAVNAQGGVHGQRIVLRTLDDGFKPEKTAELARQLIDEGALALFMTRGTPNTEAVLPLLKAAKVPLVGPSTGASQLHQPVNRFVFNVRSSYQAETTRVVEHIRLMGLERLAIVQVDDSFGRDAVQGALAALQRIGKAPVLHETYNRDKPDFSALVPLIVKADPQAVLFIGSSAPIAEAITQLRQAEHSAQAITLSNNASAGFIKALGPHARGVVVSQVFPWERSHRTAFIRDAQALIAKQSGVTLTQAMLEGVAAAKVLVEGLQRAGRNPTREGLRDALEGLNHFDLGGLTLSYGPQDHSGLRFVDIAIVDREGHFRR; translated from the coding sequence ATGCTGTTTTCTCCTTCCCGCTTCCTGCGCCGTGTGGCGCTCGCGACCTGTGTGTCGCTGACCTTTCCTGCTGTGGCCTCGGCCGACATCCTGATCGGCCACCCGGCCGGCGTCACCGGCGCGGTGGCAGCGGGCGTTCAGGAAAACCTGATCGGCGCCCGGGCGGTGTTCGATGCTGTCAACGCCCAGGGCGGCGTGCACGGCCAGCGCATCGTGCTGCGCACGCTGGACGACGGCTTCAAGCCCGAAAAGACGGCCGAACTGGCTCGGCAGCTGATCGATGAAGGGGCGCTGGCCCTGTTCATGACGCGCGGCACCCCGAACACCGAAGCCGTGCTGCCGCTGCTGAAAGCGGCCAAGGTGCCGCTGGTCGGCCCGTCCACCGGGGCGTCGCAACTGCACCAGCCGGTCAACCGCTTCGTGTTCAACGTCCGCAGCAGCTACCAGGCGGAAACAACGCGCGTGGTCGAACACATCCGCCTGATGGGCCTCGAGCGGCTGGCGATCGTGCAGGTGGACGACAGCTTCGGTCGCGACGCCGTGCAAGGCGCGCTCGCAGCGCTCCAGCGCATCGGCAAGGCGCCGGTGCTCCATGAAACGTACAACCGCGACAAGCCGGACTTCAGCGCGCTCGTGCCCCTCATCGTGAAGGCCGACCCGCAAGCGGTGCTGTTCATCGGCTCATCGGCCCCAATTGCCGAAGCCATCACGCAGTTGCGCCAGGCCGAACACAGCGCCCAGGCCATCACGTTGTCGAACAATGCCTCGGCGGGCTTCATCAAGGCCCTGGGCCCGCATGCGCGCGGCGTCGTGGTCAGCCAGGTCTTCCCGTGGGAGCGCAGTCACCGCACCGCCTTCATCCGCGATGCGCAGGCACTGATCGCCAAACAATCGGGCGTCACGCTGACCCAGGCCATGCTGGAAGGCGTGGCCGCAGCCAAAGTGCTGGTGGAAGGGTTGCAGCGTGCCGGGCGCAACCCGACGCGGGAAGGCCTGCGCGATGCCCTGGAAGGCCTGAACCACTTCGACCTCGGCGGCCTGACGCTGAGCTACGGCCCGCAGGACCACTCCGGCCTGCGCTTCGTGGACATTGCCATCGTCGACCGAGAAGGCCACTTCCGCCGCTGA
- the purN gene encoding phosphoribosylglycinamide formyltransferase, with amino-acid sequence MKNIVILISGRGSNMEAIVNACSAEQWPARVAAVISNKPEAGGLAFAAAHGIATAVVDHKAFDSREAFDAELARVIDGFAPDVVVLAGFMRILTPDFVRRFEGRMLNVHPSLLPSFPGLHTHARAIEAGCKLAGATVHFVTAELDHGPIVAQAAVPVRPDDTPEALAARVLAQEHQMYPQAVRWMVEGALKVADGRVTHTEGEAQVRFGK; translated from the coding sequence ATGAAGAACATCGTCATCCTGATCTCCGGTCGCGGCTCCAACATGGAAGCCATCGTCAACGCCTGCTCGGCCGAGCAGTGGCCCGCCCGGGTGGCGGCGGTGATCAGCAACAAGCCCGAGGCGGGCGGCCTGGCGTTTGCCGCGGCCCATGGCATTGCCACCGCCGTGGTCGACCACAAGGCTTTCGACAGCCGCGAGGCCTTTGATGCCGAACTCGCCCGCGTGATCGATGGCTTTGCACCGGACGTGGTGGTGCTGGCCGGCTTCATGCGCATCCTGACCCCGGATTTCGTGCGGCGCTTCGAAGGTCGGATGCTCAACGTCCACCCCTCGCTGCTGCCCTCCTTCCCCGGGCTGCACACGCATGCCCGTGCCATCGAGGCGGGCTGCAAGCTGGCGGGCGCCACGGTGCACTTCGTGACGGCCGAACTCGACCATGGCCCCATCGTGGCCCAGGCGGCAGTGCCGGTGCGACCAGACGACACGCCCGAGGCCCTGGCCGCCCGCGTGCTGGCACAGGAACACCAGATGTACCCGCAAGCCGTGCGGTGGATGGTGGAAGGTGCGCTGAAGGTGGCCGACGGCCGCGTGACCCACACCGAGGGCGAAGCCCAGGTTCGCTTCGGGAAGTGA